One window of the Streptomyces sp. ITFR-21 genome contains the following:
- a CDS encoding universal stress protein produces the protein MYKNILTAVDGSAHGTAVLDAVASLAKLTEGKVHVIHILPSEVISGGITSTVVPVEEIAQSRQVVDDAVARLRDEGITADGEVDEGLRGELAAILVDRAEALGSDLIVVGPGHYSGISALLHPSVSRGVAKSSPVSVLLVRSEA, from the coding sequence ATGTACAAGAACATCCTTACCGCCGTGGACGGTTCGGCCCACGGCACCGCCGTACTGGACGCGGTGGCGTCCCTCGCGAAGCTGACGGAGGGGAAGGTGCACGTCATCCACATCCTGCCCTCCGAGGTCATCTCCGGCGGGATCACCTCCACGGTCGTCCCGGTCGAGGAGATCGCGCAGAGCCGGCAGGTCGTGGACGACGCGGTGGCCCGGCTGCGCGACGAGGGGATCACCGCCGACGGCGAGGTGGACGAGGGGCTGCGCGGCGAACTGGCGGCCATCCTCGTGGATCGGGCGGAGGCGCTCGGCAGCGACCTCATCGTCGTCGGCCCCGGCCACTACAGCGGCATCTCCGCGCTGCTGCACCCGAGCGTGAGCCGCGGCGTGGCGAAGTCCTCGCCGGTGTCGGTGCTGCTCGTACGCAGCGAGGCGTGA
- a CDS encoding SURF1 family cytochrome oxidase biogenesis protein, giving the protein MPRVLLTRRWILLTLLALAMVLAMYRLGLWQFHRYQQTKKSNHVISLAVHSAPVPVDTLTRPGTDVPGALRYRPVTATGRFDAAHQFVVRRRTNTDGAIGFFLITPLITDHGDAVLVNRGWVAPDDSDGAAFPALPRTPPGKVTVTGRLQPDETSAVSGIREVRGLPPRQYMLINSKEQAAALPEPVLGGYLELVRASPPLTPADSAELVAPPNSSQSTSEAVVGQGVHLPYAVQWWLFALMVPVGWWVLLRQELKERRSRPAAPAPQPAPAASP; this is encoded by the coding sequence GTGCCCCGTGTTCTGCTCACCCGCCGCTGGATCCTGCTGACCCTGCTGGCACTGGCGATGGTATTGGCCATGTACCGGCTGGGCCTGTGGCAGTTCCACCGCTACCAGCAGACGAAGAAGAGCAACCACGTGATCTCGCTGGCGGTCCACTCCGCCCCGGTCCCGGTCGACACGCTCACCCGCCCCGGTACGGACGTGCCCGGCGCTCTCCGGTACCGGCCCGTCACGGCGACCGGGCGCTTCGACGCCGCGCACCAGTTCGTGGTCAGGCGCCGCACCAACACCGACGGCGCCATCGGCTTCTTCCTGATCACCCCGCTGATCACCGACCACGGCGACGCCGTGCTGGTCAACCGGGGCTGGGTGGCGCCCGACGACTCCGACGGCGCCGCGTTCCCGGCCCTGCCGAGGACGCCGCCGGGTAAGGTGACGGTCACCGGGCGGTTGCAGCCCGACGAGACCTCCGCGGTCAGCGGCATCCGCGAGGTACGCGGGCTGCCGCCGCGCCAGTACATGCTGATCAACAGCAAGGAGCAGGCCGCGGCGCTGCCGGAACCGGTCCTGGGCGGCTATCTGGAGCTGGTCCGGGCCAGCCCGCCGCTCACCCCGGCCGACTCCGCCGAGTTGGTCGCGCCGCCCAACAGCAGCCAGTCCACCAGCGAAGCCGTCGTCGGCCAGGGCGTGCACCTGCCGTACGCGGTCCAGTGGTGGCTGTTCGCGCTGATGGTCCCGGTCGGCTGGTGGGTGCTGCTGCGGCAGGAGCTCAAAGAACGGCGGAGCAGGCCCGCGGCCCCGGCGCCGCAGCCGGCCCCGGCCGCGTCACCCTGA
- a CDS encoding effector-associated domain 2-containing protein, which translates to MFSEVDDYGPSVMQRLVELMSAVHELDGPEERTTFIGVLRAGLPALGDIPRHSRARVETVAIVKACMEARGGLRALATALETFAPGSVAAHEIRELEQRAVLEVLTEAERREARVLLSRAGPLDAAALLYAASEGLLRVRDTRALTLGDAFGHLARVNARADGLLPVMALFEHTCAALSGTDTDPRVAENLRRWNDDLADRLAVKPPLKALRAEIAQTAVTPPAPACLVIQLSPHGTGGNRYHLSSWQQVYPGPWRPERGEEDLVVSRDGIDAAVARLVARAEERWGEQGGSPMLEFILPLALMNHPIEWAPADPGSASAPLCLTYPVALRSLERMRARKYHRQWRNRWLRLTGEHGITCHWDTSGRRDHDPDRWRNQLAGDEGLVSVALSSPPLAEADGGMAALRTALFAGVPLVVWDRRSPAPDESRRQLRRLMRGTPEDLRKGVRKIRCEAATTTAAKRGSHPGKYLAVLLDDPDRMVDGDVFEAEYAAGAGYRAEYESARDTRYGREDG; encoded by the coding sequence TTGTTCAGCGAGGTCGACGACTACGGGCCGAGCGTCATGCAGAGGCTGGTCGAACTGATGAGTGCGGTTCACGAACTCGACGGACCCGAGGAGCGCACCACTTTCATCGGCGTATTGAGGGCGGGGTTACCCGCGCTGGGCGATATCCCGCGGCACAGCCGGGCGAGAGTCGAGACGGTGGCCATCGTCAAGGCGTGCATGGAGGCCCGTGGGGGGCTGCGCGCACTGGCCACCGCTCTGGAGACCTTCGCTCCCGGGTCCGTTGCGGCGCACGAGATCAGGGAGCTCGAGCAGCGGGCGGTGCTGGAGGTCCTGACTGAGGCCGAGCGGCGCGAGGCCCGGGTCCTGCTGTCCCGGGCCGGCCCTCTCGACGCGGCCGCCCTGCTGTACGCGGCGAGCGAGGGCCTGCTGCGGGTCCGTGACACGCGGGCACTGACCCTGGGCGACGCCTTCGGCCACCTCGCCCGGGTCAACGCCCGCGCCGACGGGCTGCTGCCCGTGATGGCGCTGTTCGAGCATACGTGCGCCGCCCTCAGCGGAACCGACACCGACCCGCGGGTGGCCGAAAACCTGCGGCGCTGGAACGACGACCTGGCGGACCGGCTCGCGGTGAAACCCCCGCTCAAGGCCCTGCGCGCCGAGATCGCCCAGACCGCCGTGACACCGCCGGCGCCCGCCTGCCTCGTCATCCAGCTGAGCCCGCACGGCACGGGCGGGAACCGGTACCACCTGTCGTCCTGGCAGCAGGTGTATCCCGGCCCGTGGCGGCCGGAGCGCGGCGAGGAGGATCTGGTCGTCTCCCGCGACGGCATCGACGCCGCCGTCGCACGGCTGGTCGCGCGGGCGGAGGAGCGCTGGGGCGAGCAGGGCGGCAGTCCGATGCTGGAGTTCATCCTCCCGCTGGCGCTGATGAACCACCCGATCGAGTGGGCTCCGGCCGACCCCGGGTCCGCGTCGGCGCCCCTGTGCCTGACCTATCCCGTGGCCCTGCGCAGCCTGGAGCGCATGCGGGCCCGCAAGTACCACCGGCAGTGGCGCAACCGCTGGCTGCGGCTGACCGGTGAGCACGGCATCACCTGCCACTGGGACACCTCGGGCCGGCGCGACCACGACCCCGACCGCTGGCGGAACCAGCTGGCCGGCGACGAGGGCCTGGTCTCGGTCGCGCTCAGCTCGCCCCCGCTGGCGGAGGCCGACGGCGGCATGGCCGCGCTGCGGACGGCGCTGTTCGCCGGGGTGCCGCTGGTCGTCTGGGACCGCCGGTCCCCCGCTCCGGACGAATCCCGCCGGCAGCTGAGGAGGCTGATGAGGGGCACCCCGGAAGACCTGCGCAAAGGGGTGCGGAAAATCCGCTGCGAGGCCGCCACCACCACCGCGGCCAAGCGCGGTTCGCACCCGGGGAAATACCTCGCGGTGCTGCTCGACGACCCCGATCGCATGGTCGACGGGGACGTGTTCGAGGCGGAATACGCGGCGGGAGCGGGATACCGGGCGGAATACGAGAGCGCGCGGGACACGCGGTACGGGAGGGAGGACGGATGA
- a CDS encoding AAA family ATPase: MSDDHRPARKEAGAVTRNWWIYRGTGQPLTDIRLADILPPPPGWRDFDGGPVLPPVPAESDENDRRLGVAGRATPRQKAQDIDLINTALLLRRPLLVTGRPGIGKSTLAYLVSRELGLGRVLRWGITSRTSLRSGLYEYDAIGRAQASVGRGPAAGPVPDPLAGSAKDDEGRPRIGDFVRLGPLGTALLPYELPRVLLIDELDKGDIDLPNDLLHVLENGSFDIPELVRARQHEGHAQVFTDDPVGTVEVVDGRVTCRAFPFIVITSNGERQFPPAFLRRCIRLDVSPPTQEQLAAMIAAHFRDPDGQYDAMIAAFMRRSAENGGLATDQLLNAVFLRTKANVQEDDDSWTGVLNTLWRDLSGAP; the protein is encoded by the coding sequence ATGAGCGACGACCATCGTCCGGCGCGCAAGGAGGCCGGCGCCGTGACGCGCAACTGGTGGATCTACCGCGGCACCGGACAGCCGCTCACCGACATCCGCCTGGCCGACATCCTGCCGCCGCCGCCCGGCTGGCGGGATTTCGACGGCGGACCGGTGCTGCCGCCGGTGCCCGCGGAAAGCGACGAGAACGACCGTCGGCTGGGTGTGGCGGGCCGGGCGACGCCCCGGCAGAAGGCGCAGGACATCGACCTGATCAACACCGCTCTGCTGCTGCGCCGGCCGCTCCTGGTGACGGGACGCCCCGGCATCGGGAAGTCGACGCTGGCCTACCTGGTCTCCCGCGAGCTGGGCCTGGGCCGGGTGCTCCGCTGGGGGATCACCTCGCGCACGAGCCTGCGCTCCGGGCTGTACGAGTACGACGCCATCGGGCGGGCCCAGGCGTCGGTCGGACGGGGACCGGCTGCCGGGCCGGTCCCGGACCCGCTCGCCGGGTCCGCCAAGGACGACGAGGGCCGGCCGCGGATCGGCGACTTCGTCCGGCTGGGCCCGCTGGGCACCGCGCTGCTGCCGTACGAACTGCCGCGCGTCCTGCTCATCGACGAGCTGGACAAGGGCGACATCGACCTGCCCAACGACCTCCTGCACGTCCTGGAGAACGGCTCCTTCGACATTCCCGAACTGGTGCGCGCCCGCCAGCACGAAGGGCACGCGCAGGTGTTCACCGACGATCCGGTCGGCACGGTCGAGGTGGTCGACGGCCGTGTCACCTGCCGGGCCTTCCCGTTCATCGTGATCACCAGCAACGGAGAGCGGCAGTTCCCGCCCGCCTTCCTGCGCCGCTGTATCAGGCTGGACGTCTCCCCGCCCACCCAGGAGCAGCTCGCCGCCATGATCGCGGCCCACTTCCGCGACCCGGACGGCCAGTACGACGCGATGATCGCGGCCTTCATGAGACGCAGCGCGGAGAACGGCGGGCTGGCCACCGACCAGCTGTTGAACGCCGTCTTCCTGCGGACGAAGGCCAACGTCCAGGAGGACGACGACTCGTGGACCGGGGTGCTGAACACTCTCTGGCGTGATCTCTCGGGTGCTCCCTGA
- the fxsT gene encoding FxSxx-COOH system tetratricopeptide repeat protein — MADDPTPYPEPFEMAEVLWLHAYLTVAERLPASGRRRSPQSAPGDSEAPGTAGAGPGSRSDAERSDAESDGERSDAESDGERSDGGSDGERSDAERAQEADRSAGTDPSSGAPPPAPGDLLLVPAAPDLAAGQVPVPGAEPAALGAGGQAAPAALVRDLRDAPGIARSLRSLRMALPSAFEVELDEEATAEHAAEDGLWLPYVRPTDERRFELVLVVDDNATMVVWQQTVGEVVAAAAQSGAFRDVRVRTMGVRGTAGAENPVLRGPDAPNGPTGAPAELVDGTGRRIVLVLTDGLGPLWRTGAGRRALDQWSAAGPVAVAHLLSQRDWHRTALAPRQARLRSPYPGAPNTRLAVDFAAEDYDPFDPPPGSWTAAVPVVELNADWLGRWAQLVSGEEQGPVDLPALLLGVPDQAADDDLGAPAVSVPPPARELVRRFRSRASHTAFRLATHLAAVVSEPQVIRYVQRTLVPESRPAHLAELFLSGLLRQTPPDTRHTTGGIPLDFVDGAREELLAAAMRSETARVVRSVAESYGDRFEGMRRLSGALLAPGESPVPTVTPESMPFMRVELAVLRALSGPYLQRAERVSAALESAVRGTAPSDMAPGLTKSPGQMVHDVNDQHPISDLDGLVMTDTSASTQHSPDTTAGTTVGQIPAPTVDGQPEAGSPPSRKKTGDTGTGGARLSRPPVAGVPAVWGSVPPKNPNFVGREDLLARVRDQLVTGSTSAVLPHALHGMGGVGKSQIAIEYVYQYASDYDVIWWIPSEQPSMILSALAELAQRLGLDVGNEAITAVPAVREALRSGVPYRNWLLVFDNAENVETVRQYFPNGGTGKILVTSRNQEWDRVARTLSVDIFTREESKSLIRRRARALSDSDADLVASALGDLPLAVEQAAAWLAVTGMPVQDYVGLLSARESELLLDLVPSPDYPMSVAAAWDVSLRRLEESNPAALQFLQVCAFFAPEPIARSLFNNVRNTSIAPELDKALGNPVALGRAIREVGVYSLARIEHRHNTIQLHRLVQAVLVQRMSQQQQADMRHGAHLLLADANPNSPRTPALWPRYQALLPHVLSSRAVECDSPWVRNLVRGMVNFLDSWGDTTGAAALAREAREIWTAKFGAEDPQTLQMSTWLGYILRRLGQYEEAMVVMEHTADVYVRTAGEDEEETLDARIQFSNVPRLKADFKRGLEINKDVYDRALRAFGEDDPITLRAAHSLGVGLRLAGHFSEALELDQKTVRLRALVLGENSSETLLTMGGLSIDMREAGDYLGAVEYEEKAYEISCRVFSPEHPTSAGHARILSVCRRRAGDHAGALQLGEIAYAQFESRNGAAHPDSVACAANLIVDLRQDGQLERSRDIGEKTIERYVLGLGADYPYTLSARTNLAITLRQLGDLDGAEEQLAQALPGFRAKLGDEHVFTLTAILGMASLDSAKGRHAEALKADERTMKVLTRLFGEEHPTTLACANNMALDLRALGRADEANALQTETLARYRRKLGEGHPATISAASSQRAEVDIAPVPF; from the coding sequence ATGGCTGACGACCCGACCCCGTATCCGGAGCCCTTCGAGATGGCGGAGGTGCTGTGGCTGCACGCCTATCTCACGGTGGCGGAACGGCTGCCGGCGTCCGGTCGGCGGCGGTCCCCGCAGTCCGCGCCCGGGGACTCCGAAGCCCCGGGGACGGCCGGAGCGGGTCCCGGGTCCCGGTCCGACGCGGAGAGGTCCGACGCGGAGTCCGACGGGGAGAGGTCCGACGCGGAGTCCGACGGGGAGAGGTCCGACGGGGGGTCCGACGGGGAGAGGTCCGACGCCGAGCGGGCGCAGGAGGCGGACCGCTCCGCCGGGACGGACCCGTCGTCCGGTGCGCCGCCGCCGGCGCCCGGTGACCTGCTCCTGGTCCCGGCCGCCCCGGACCTGGCCGCGGGGCAGGTGCCGGTGCCGGGGGCCGAACCGGCCGCCCTCGGCGCCGGCGGGCAGGCCGCACCGGCCGCCCTGGTACGGGACCTGCGGGACGCGCCGGGGATCGCGCGCTCCCTGCGGTCGCTGAGGATGGCGCTGCCCTCGGCGTTCGAGGTGGAGCTCGACGAGGAGGCCACCGCCGAACACGCCGCCGAGGACGGGCTGTGGCTGCCGTACGTCCGGCCGACGGACGAACGCCGCTTCGAACTGGTCCTCGTGGTGGACGACAACGCGACCATGGTGGTCTGGCAGCAGACCGTCGGAGAGGTCGTCGCCGCGGCGGCGCAGTCGGGGGCCTTCCGCGATGTGCGGGTGCGGACCATGGGCGTACGGGGGACGGCCGGGGCCGAGAACCCGGTGCTGCGCGGCCCGGACGCGCCCAACGGTCCGACCGGCGCGCCCGCGGAACTGGTGGACGGGACCGGCCGCCGGATCGTCCTCGTGCTGACCGACGGGCTGGGACCCCTGTGGCGGACCGGGGCCGGCCGCAGAGCGCTGGACCAGTGGTCGGCCGCCGGCCCGGTGGCGGTCGCGCACCTGCTGTCCCAGCGGGACTGGCACCGCACCGCCCTCGCCCCCCGGCAGGCCAGGCTCCGCAGCCCGTACCCGGGGGCCCCCAACACCCGGCTCGCCGTCGACTTCGCGGCGGAGGACTACGACCCCTTCGATCCGCCGCCCGGGAGCTGGACGGCGGCCGTCCCGGTGGTCGAGCTGAACGCGGACTGGCTCGGCCGGTGGGCCCAACTGGTGTCCGGCGAGGAGCAGGGCCCGGTGGACCTCCCGGCGCTGCTGCTGGGAGTGCCCGACCAAGCGGCGGACGACGACCTCGGGGCGCCCGCGGTGTCGGTGCCGCCGCCGGCACGTGAACTCGTCCGGCGCTTCCGCAGCCGCGCCTCGCACACCGCCTTCCGGCTCGCCACCCACCTGGCCGCCGTCGTCTCCGAACCCCAGGTGATCCGGTACGTCCAGCGCACGCTGGTCCCCGAGTCGCGACCCGCGCACCTGGCGGAGCTGTTCCTCAGCGGCCTGCTGCGGCAGACGCCGCCCGACACCCGGCACACCACGGGGGGCATCCCGCTGGACTTCGTCGACGGCGCGCGCGAGGAACTGCTGGCGGCCGCGATGCGCTCGGAGACCGCACGCGTGGTCAGGTCGGTGGCGGAATCCTACGGCGACCGGTTCGAGGGGATGCGACGGCTGAGCGGCGCCCTGCTCGCTCCGGGGGAATCGCCCGTTCCCACCGTGACGCCGGAGAGCATGCCGTTCATGCGGGTCGAACTGGCGGTTCTTCGCGCTCTTTCCGGGCCCTATCTGCAGCGCGCCGAACGCGTCAGCGCCGCTTTGGAAAGCGCTGTGCGGGGGACAGCGCCCTCCGACATGGCCCCCGGGCTCACCAAAAGCCCAGGACAGATGGTCCATGATGTCAATGATCAACACCCGATTTCCGATTTGGACGGCTTGGTAATGACCGACACCTCTGCCAGCACCCAGCACAGCCCAGACACCACCGCCGGCACGACGGTCGGGCAGATTCCGGCGCCCACCGTTGACGGGCAGCCGGAGGCCGGATCACCGCCGTCCAGAAAGAAGACCGGGGACACCGGCACGGGCGGGGCACGGCTTTCCCGGCCGCCGGTCGCCGGCGTACCCGCGGTGTGGGGCAGCGTCCCGCCCAAGAACCCCAACTTCGTCGGGCGGGAGGACCTGCTCGCCCGGGTGCGGGACCAACTGGTGACCGGCTCCACCTCGGCGGTGCTGCCGCACGCGCTGCACGGTATGGGCGGCGTCGGGAAATCGCAGATCGCCATTGAATACGTCTACCAGTACGCTTCCGACTACGACGTCATCTGGTGGATTCCCTCCGAACAGCCGTCGATGATTCTGAGCGCACTCGCCGAACTCGCCCAAAGGCTGGGCCTGGACGTCGGCAACGAAGCGATTACGGCGGTCCCGGCGGTCCGTGAGGCGCTGCGCAGCGGGGTTCCCTACCGCAATTGGCTGCTTGTGTTCGACAACGCCGAGAACGTCGAGACCGTCCGGCAGTACTTCCCCAATGGCGGCACCGGAAAGATTCTCGTCACGTCCCGGAACCAGGAATGGGACCGGGTGGCCAGGACGCTGTCCGTGGACATCTTCACCCGCGAGGAGAGCAAGAGCCTGATCCGCCGCCGGGCCCGCGCGCTCAGCGACTCCGACGCCGACCTGGTCGCCTCGGCCCTCGGCGACCTGCCGCTCGCCGTCGAACAGGCCGCTGCCTGGTTGGCGGTGACCGGGATGCCGGTACAGGACTACGTGGGTCTGCTCAGCGCGAGGGAGAGCGAGCTGCTGCTCGACCTCGTCCCCTCCCCCGACTACCCGATGTCGGTGGCCGCCGCCTGGGACGTCTCCCTGCGGCGGCTGGAGGAAAGCAATCCGGCCGCGCTGCAGTTCCTCCAGGTGTGCGCGTTCTTCGCCCCGGAGCCCATCGCCCGCAGCCTGTTCAACAACGTGCGCAACACCAGCATCGCGCCGGAACTGGACAAGGCGCTCGGCAACCCGGTGGCGCTCGGCCGGGCCATCCGCGAGGTGGGCGTGTACTCCCTGGCCCGCATCGAGCACCGGCACAACACCATCCAACTGCACCGGCTGGTCCAGGCCGTGCTGGTCCAGCGCATGTCGCAGCAGCAACAGGCGGACATGCGGCACGGCGCGCACCTGCTGCTCGCCGACGCCAACCCGAACAGTCCGCGGACACCGGCCCTGTGGCCGCGCTACCAGGCACTGCTTCCGCACGTCCTCAGCTCCAGGGCGGTGGAGTGCGATTCGCCCTGGGTCCGCAATCTCGTCCGTGGCATGGTGAATTTCCTCGACTCCTGGGGAGACACCACGGGGGCGGCGGCGCTGGCGCGGGAGGCCCGGGAGATCTGGACCGCGAAGTTCGGCGCCGAGGACCCGCAGACGCTGCAGATGTCGACCTGGCTCGGTTACATTCTGCGGAGACTGGGCCAGTACGAGGAAGCCATGGTCGTGATGGAGCACACGGCCGATGTCTACGTCCGGACCGCGGGCGAGGACGAGGAGGAGACCCTCGACGCCCGCATCCAGTTCTCCAACGTCCCGCGGTTGAAAGCCGACTTCAAACGCGGGCTGGAGATCAACAAGGATGTGTACGACCGGGCCCTGCGCGCCTTCGGCGAGGACGACCCCATCACGCTGCGCGCGGCGCACAGTCTCGGAGTCGGCCTGCGGCTGGCCGGCCACTTCAGCGAGGCCCTGGAACTCGACCAGAAGACAGTGCGGCTGCGCGCACTCGTACTCGGCGAGAACAGCTCTGAGACGCTGCTGACGATGGGCGGGCTCTCGATCGACATGCGGGAGGCCGGCGACTACCTGGGAGCCGTCGAGTACGAGGAGAAGGCCTACGAAATCTCCTGCCGGGTCTTCTCACCGGAACACCCCACCAGCGCGGGCCACGCCCGCATCCTGTCGGTCTGCCGCCGGCGCGCGGGTGACCACGCGGGGGCTCTCCAACTGGGCGAGATCGCGTACGCGCAGTTCGAAAGCCGCAATGGGGCCGCGCATCCGGACTCCGTTGCCTGCGCCGCCAACCTGATCGTCGACCTCCGGCAGGACGGCCAGCTCGAGCGGTCCCGGGACATCGGGGAGAAGACCATCGAGCGGTACGTCCTGGGCCTGGGAGCCGACTACCCGTACACGCTGTCGGCCCGCACGAACCTGGCCATCACGCTCCGGCAGCTCGGAGACCTCGACGGCGCCGAGGAACAGCTCGCGCAGGCACTGCCCGGCTTCCGCGCGAAGCTGGGCGACGAACACGTTTTCACCCTCACCGCGATCCTCGGCATGGCCAGCCTGGACAGTGCGAAGGGCCGCCACGCGGAGGCCCTGAAGGCGGACGAGCGGACGATGAAGGTCCTGACCCGGCTTTTCGGCGAGGAGCACCCGACCACCCTGGCCTGCGCCAACAACATGGCCCTCGACCTGCGCGCGCTGGGCCGGGCGGACGAGGCCAACGCCCTGCAGACCGAGACCCTGGCCCGCTACCGCCGCAAGCTCGGGGAGGGACACCCGGCAACTATCTCGGCGGCCAGCAGCCAGCGGGCCGAGGTCGACATCGCCCCGGTGCCGTTCTGA